TGAACGAAAAACTCACCATTGAATATGGCATAAAATCCACCGCTTCAGGTGTCAACGCCAAAGCGATTGTGCGCATCTATGACGCTCAGGGACGCCTGGTGGCAACGCCTGTGAATCGCAACATCGGCAGCTCGCTGGGCATCGAAAGCTTCGTTTGGGACGGCCGCGACTACATGACAAACAAACTGCCCATCGGCTTCTATTACTGCCATTTGGAAGTGATTGACCGCGCCACCGGCCACAAGGAAAGCACCGTGCAGCCGATTGTCATCAAAGCCAAAATGAAATAAGGGAGCCCAAACATGAAAAAGATAGTAATTCTTTCCCTCATCCTCATCCAAGCGGCGCTGCTGCTGGCTGTTTTCGATGATTACATTCCTTCCGCCAGAGCTCGTGGCATGGGTGGAGCCTACACCGGCGTGGCAGATGATGTTCACGCGCTTTGGTTCAACCCCGCCGGACTCACAAACGTGAAAATGGAAGTCCAGGCAGGCTTCAGCCAGCTTTATGGCATGTCTTTTTCGGAATATAAAACCGCCGCACTGGGCGTTGGATTGCCCAAAAAATTTGGCACCCTCGCGGTTGGAGCCAGGCTTTTCGATGTTGGTTTTGAAGATGAAAACCTGATGAGCGAACAAATCTGGACCGCCGGACACGCCTTCGACTTGCAAAGCGACATCCATTCCCAGATTAGCGTGGGCTACACCCTGAACTATCATCGCCTGCAGTTTATTGATGAAAAATCCGACGACGCTTTTGGAATCGATTTGGGAGCCCAGGCCCTGTTGCACGGGCGCACCAAGCTCGGCTTCAGCGTCAGCAATATAAACCAAGCCATGATGGGTGAGGAAAACCAGCATTCCCTGCCCAGCAAACTGGCTTTGGGAATATCCTACATACCATACGAAAATGTGATTACCAGCCTGGAAGTGAAAAAAGATTTTGCCAAGGAAACGGAATTTATGGGCGGCGTGGAAGTTCGCCTTTTCGAGCCTCTCGCCATCCGTTTTGGCGTGCATTCAAATCCCGCCACCTGGAACGCTGGCATCGGTTTGAACGTCAAGGGCATCGAGCTCGACCTTGCCTATTCCACCCATTCCGTCCTGCCTGGCACCCTTTATGGAAATCTGGGCTACAAATTCTAAAAGGGAGTGTGAAAATGGCTATTTTTAACCTTAAAAAACTTGTCCCCACCTTCATTCCAGTAGCTTTCGAGCTCATGCGTCAATTCAAGCGAGATGTGAACCACAACAGCAATATCCGTAAAATCAATGAGGCCGAGGAAAAGCTTGCCACCATTGAACACCTGATTGTAAAGATTGAAAAAAGGGCCATAGTCAATCGTGACGAAATTAGGGCGATAAAAACCCGTTTCACAATCTTTGCGACGATAAACTCCGCGCTTTTAATCGCGATACTGATTAAACTGTTTTTCCTGGCTTAATCCCCAGCCAATCAATTGACCCGGCTTGCCGCTTAGATTCAGACGGCAGGCCGGTTTTTTATATCCCCGAATTTTAGCCCGGTTTGCCTGGACGGCTTTTCTCGTTTATATTGTCCAAAAATGAA
This DNA window, taken from Candidatus Cloacimonadota bacterium, encodes the following:
- a CDS encoding conjugal transfer protein TraF, with protein sequence MKKIVILSLILIQAALLLAVFDDYIPSARARGMGGAYTGVADDVHALWFNPAGLTNVKMEVQAGFSQLYGMSFSEYKTAALGVGLPKKFGTLAVGARLFDVGFEDENLMSEQIWTAGHAFDLQSDIHSQISVGYTLNYHRLQFIDEKSDDAFGIDLGAQALLHGRTKLGFSVSNINQAMMGEENQHSLPSKLALGISYIPYENVITSLEVKKDFAKETEFMGGVEVRLFEPLAIRFGVHSNPATWNAGIGLNVKGIELDLAYSTHSVLPGTLYGNLGYKF